GGAATATGAACGTAATAAGCAAAGGTAATCATGTCACGGAAATTATAAATGTCGGAGATGGTAAACAATTGGGTAAAAAACTTGTAGCAACCGATTAGAAAAAGACAACAGTATCAAATATCTGATGATCATCATAGTTTATTGGGTCTTTCAATCAGTATTAGTTGATTATAAGCACCCAAAGAAAGACTAATTCTCTGCGAAGACGGAATGCCTCATTGGCCGTGACCGTCATTAATTACCTTCAAACCTTTCCTGTACAGTAGTTTAATAATACAATATTCCAATGAAGAAAGCAGACTGAgacgggagagagaaaaaaaaatgatggggaaaaagaaaaaagggaaggaAGTAGACACCCTCACTTTGGAACTTTGGATTGTCTACGGAATACCGTTAGAAGGAGGATTCTTCTTCTAAGGAATCATCATGATCAATAGGAACTAAAACCTGCCAAACCTTAATGTCGCAGTCCAAACCACCGCTGTAAACGATGTAAGCTTTTTTAGCTGTGTCGCAACGATGATGATCCGTTGCTGCAGTCAAGCACTTGACTGGACCTCTGTGCCCTTCCAAAACTGCCAGACAACTGTAGTTTCTGTCGAAACCTCTCCAAATCCTAACAGTTCTGTCTGCTGAGCCACTGCAAACCAAATCAGACACAACAGCCAAGCATAATATGGAGTTTGTGTGGCCTCTAAGCGCGCCCAACACCTCCATGCTGCCGCCATTACTGCTCTTTTCCCATACCACTATGGATCTGTCGCATGCACCAGAGTACAACACAGACCCATCACTGCTCAGAGCCAATGCATTTATCCCCGAGTTGTGTTTCTCCAGTGTTGCAACTAGACAGTGCTTGATCTTCTGATCTCCTGGGTTTTTCTGCCACACCTTGATTTTCTTGTCCGCCGAGCCAGTATAAACATGTCCATCGTTAGATAATGCCAGAGCGTTTATGGCATCATCGTGTGCGTTTGTCAGGGATTCTAAGCATTTGAAGTCCTTTGTTCGCCAAATTTTTAGCGTCCGATCCCATGAAACGGAGTAGAGAAGGGATTCATCCTCTGATAAAGCAAGTGCAGACACAGCATCAACGTGATGAACCCAGGTGCATTTTTTGTGCCTTCGTATCTGAACCTGGTTCTTGGGCATCAGGATCTTAAACGCACGGTCACCAAGTGTTGGAAGTGTGGCTAAATGCGTGTACTTCTGGTGATGATCAGGTTCATGGCTGTCGATTCTCCAAACCCGAATTTTATGATCTTGATGAGCACTAAATAGTTTGTCGGCATGAACCACCAGGGACTTCACTGCACCCTTCCCAGCAGCTACCAGATTGTTAAATATCGGACTTTCATGATCAGATTCATCCGAGAGTAAAGGGTTTTGTTTCCAGGAACGGATTTTTCTGTCGGAAGAGCCGGTATAGAGGAATTCTCCGGCAAGGGTGAGAGAGGATATGTATGAGTTATGGCCTTTGAGAGTGGCTAGACAGTGGTGGTGGGTGTTGGAAATAAGATATTGTTGTTGCTGTTGGGATTGTGAGTAGGAGAGGGAAGGAACTGATTGATCAATCGTTAATTGTTCATGAAGGCTTCGTTGGGAAAGAAGGGACAGCTTTAACCCGGATTCATGGTGGTTAGACTCGGATGGATACTCATTCCTCGAGTTGCAATTAGATTGTGGGCATGCCATAACTCCCATGTCAGAGACAGGAAAGAAGGAAGGGAGGTGAGCCAAATATATAGAAGACAATGGAATTTTGGGAGATAAGGTTTGGAACACTTTCTGTTTGTACTTTTTACGTACACTTACTCTCTCAGATCGATCGTTAAttaacttaatttcatttcagCTAATGCAAATTActgtttatggatggttaaatTCTTATCTCAACTATCTAATCAGTGCGTGGAGAGTAAGAATTGGCCCAGCGAAGTGGTGACTGATGAGAAGGGCATCATCATCCTTtgttcataatatataatatataatatataatatataatatattaatttct
This Carya illinoinensis cultivar Pawnee chromosome 11, C.illinoinensisPawnee_v1, whole genome shotgun sequence DNA region includes the following protein-coding sequences:
- the LOC122280753 gene encoding protein JINGUBANG-like; this encodes MGVMACPQSNCNSRNEYPSESNHHESGLKLSLLSQRSLHEQLTIDQSVPSLSYSQSQQQQQYLISNTHHHCLATLKGHNSYISSLTLAGEFLYTGSSDRKIRSWKQNPLLSDESDHESPIFNNLVAAGKGAVKSLVVHADKLFSAHQDHKIRVWRIDSHEPDHHQKYTHLATLPTLGDRAFKILMPKNQVQIRRHKKCTWVHHVDAVSALALSEDESLLYSVSWDRTLKIWRTKDFKCLESLTNAHDDAINALALSNDGHVYTGSADKKIKVWQKNPGDQKIKHCLVATLEKHNSGINALALSSDGSVLYSGACDRSIVVWEKSSNGGSMEVLGALRGHTNSILCLAVVSDLVCSGSADRTVRIWRGFDRNYSCLAVLEGHRGPVKCLTAATDHHRCDTAKKAYIVYSGGLDCDIKVWQVLVPIDHDDSLEEESSF